The following proteins come from a genomic window of Coffea arabica cultivar ET-39 chromosome 11c, Coffea Arabica ET-39 HiFi, whole genome shotgun sequence:
- the LOC140016859 gene encoding uncharacterized protein codes for MTDGSMRALVGSIHSCPTQAVLYIAGGASQALGLLLSVPGASNTVLEAVVPYSGMSMIQLLGKVPAQFASAKTAEEMALLAYNRALKLSKPGSPVLGVGFTGSLASTRPKLGDHRFHLSTRTSDQLWVSTVTLSKGLRTREQEETVSSQFLLKGIANACKVEATYISELNESEVPDEYESKFDEDQELEQVINGQICFKVYPFSSDIANTKRKIILSGSFNPLHEGHLKLLDVAISICGDGYLCFELSAINADKPPLTVSQIKERVKQFERVGKTVIVSNQPYFYKKAELFPGSAFVIGADTAVRLIDPKYYGNDYAKMLEILIGCKNTGCVFLVAGRNVDGVFKVLEDFDVPEELKGLFISIPADTFRMDISSTEIRRSRGM; via the exons ATGACGGACGGCTCCATGCGAGCTCTCGTAGGATCCATACACTCTTGTCCTACTCAGGCCGTTCTCTACATCGCCGGCGGCGCCTCGCAGGCGTTAGGGTTGTTGTTGTCGGTCCCCGGAGCATCAAATACGGTACTGGAAGCCGTAGTTCCGTATTCTGGAATGTCCATGATTCAATTGCTCGGCAAG GTTCCAGCTCAATTCGCTAGTGCCAAGACGGCGGAGGAAATGGCACTCTTGGCTTATAATAGAGCTTTAAAGCTTTCTAAACCAG GTTCTCCTGTTCTGGGAGTCGGTTTTACTGGTTCTCTAGCTAGCACACGCCCCAAACTAGGAGATCATAG GTTTCACTTGTCAACTAGAACATCTGACCAGCTTTGGGTATCAACGGTTACTCTGTCAAAG GGTTTGCGCACTCGTGAGCAAGAAGAAACAGTCTCAAGCCAGTTCTTACTCAAG GGAATTGCCAACGCTTGCAAGGTTGAGGCAACCTATATTTCTGAGCTAAATGAATCTGAAGTTCCTGATGaatatgaaagcaaatttgATGAAGATCAAGAATTAGAGCAAGTTATAAATGGACAGATTTGCTTTAAGGTCTATCCCTTTTCAAGTG ATATTGCTAATACGAAACGGAAGATTATTCTATCTGGTTCCTTTAATCCTTTACATGAAGGTCACCTAAAGCTCTTGGATGTTGCAATTAG CATATGTGGGGATGGATACCTGTGCTTTGAATTGTCCGCCATAAATGCTGATAAACCTCCTTTGACAGTATCTCAAATCAAAGAACGTGTCAAACAGTTTGAAAGAGTTG GAAAAACAGTCATAGTATCTAATCAGCCATATTTTTACAAGAAAGCAGAGCTCTTTCCTGGCAGTGCTTTTGTCATTGGTGCAGATACAGCAGTGAGATTAATCGAT CCGAAATACTATGGGAACGATTATGCAAAGATGTTGGAGATACTCATCGGGTGCAAAAACACTGGATGTGTTTTCCTTGTTGCTGGCCGAAACGTAGATGGTGTTTTCAAG GTACTCGAGGATTTTGACGTACCAGAGGAACTGAAAGGCCTGTTCATTTCCATACCAGCAGATACATTCCGCATGGACATTTCATCAACTGAAATTAGGAGAAGTCGAGGAATGTGA